The following proteins are co-located in the Verrucomicrobiota bacterium genome:
- the gspE gene encoding type II secretion system ATPase GspE — MTRRLIGEILVSNEACTQTQIDECIAVLKSQGNSRRLGEILVERGHITEDDLLEALGLQLGVPFVREIQEDIVDKDLLSKVPINFAKKHRVMPLYTDDGTVTVAVADPMNMQALDDIALLLHKDVEIMISRPSSIIEAINACYHQSARAAQNVVERMQEEEEERGEVYTIEEASEDLLEISDKAPIIKLVNVIILQALKERASDIHFEAYERDLVVRYRIDGVLYKRITPPKHYHAAIVSRIKIMAKLNIAEKRLPQDGKISIRVANREVDIRVSVIPTIFGERVVLRLLDRSSVFIELEELGVIEDVFERFTKLIKLSHGIILVTGPTGSGKTTTLYAALSRINAETVNIITVEDPVEYQLPGIAQIQVKPKINLTFANGLRSILRQDPDVVMVGEIRDYETAEIATHASLTGHLVFSTLHTNDSAGAITRLIDMGIEPYLVSSSVIAIAAQRLVRRICPHCKAPLEVDEVQLREIGLTPALLPDGHVFRGAGCNKCLGSGYMGRTAIFELLVMDSQARRLTLERVDSGTIKEKAVERGMRTLRADGARKVALGETTIDEVLRVTQEDIL; from the coding sequence ATGACACGACGACTCATCGGCGAGATCCTCGTTTCGAACGAGGCGTGCACACAGACCCAGATCGACGAGTGCATCGCGGTGCTCAAGTCGCAGGGCAACAGCCGCCGGCTTGGCGAGATCCTCGTCGAGCGCGGCCACATCACTGAGGACGACCTGCTCGAGGCGCTCGGGCTGCAGCTCGGCGTCCCGTTCGTGCGCGAGATCCAGGAGGACATCGTCGACAAGGACTTGCTCTCGAAAGTGCCGATCAACTTCGCCAAGAAGCACCGGGTCATGCCGCTCTACACCGACGACGGGACCGTGACGGTGGCCGTGGCCGATCCGATGAACATGCAGGCGCTCGACGACATCGCGCTGCTGCTGCACAAAGACGTCGAGATCATGATCAGCCGGCCCTCGAGCATCATCGAAGCGATCAACGCCTGCTACCACCAGAGTGCGCGCGCGGCGCAGAACGTCGTCGAGCGCATGCAGGAGGAGGAAGAAGAGCGCGGCGAGGTCTACACAATCGAGGAGGCGTCTGAGGATCTGCTCGAGATCTCGGACAAGGCGCCGATCATCAAGCTCGTCAACGTCATTATTCTCCAGGCGCTCAAGGAGCGGGCGAGCGACATCCACTTCGAGGCCTACGAGCGCGACCTCGTCGTGCGGTACCGCATCGACGGGGTGCTCTACAAGCGGATCACGCCGCCGAAGCACTATCATGCGGCGATCGTGTCGCGTATCAAGATCATGGCCAAGCTCAACATCGCCGAGAAGCGCCTGCCTCAGGACGGCAAGATCTCCATCCGGGTGGCGAACCGCGAGGTGGACATCCGCGTCTCGGTCATTCCGACGATCTTCGGCGAGCGCGTCGTGCTCCGCCTGCTGGACCGGAGTTCGGTGTTCATCGAGCTCGAGGAGCTCGGGGTCATCGAGGACGTTTTCGAGCGCTTCACCAAGCTCATCAAGCTCTCGCACGGCATCATCCTGGTGACCGGGCCGACGGGCTCGGGCAAGACGACCACGCTCTATGCGGCGCTGAGCCGCATCAATGCCGAGACGGTCAACATCATCACCGTCGAGGACCCGGTCGAGTACCAGCTTCCCGGCATCGCGCAGATCCAGGTCAAGCCGAAGATCAACCTGACGTTCGCCAACGGGCTGCGCTCGATTCTACGCCAGGACCCGGACGTGGTGATGGTCGGCGAGATCCGCGACTACGAGACGGCCGAGATCGCCACGCACGCTTCGCTCACGGGTCACCTCGTGTTCTCGACGCTGCACACGAACGATTCGGCCGGGGCGATCACGCGGCTCATCGACATGGGCATCGAGCCGTACCTCGTGTCGTCGTCGGTGATCGCGATCGCCGCGCAGCGGCTCGTGCGCCGGATCTGCCCGCACTGCAAAGCGCCGCTCGAAGTCGACGAGGTCCAGCTCAGGGAGATCGGGTTGACGCCCGCACTGCTGCCGGACGGGCATGTCTTCCGCGGCGCGGGCTGCAACAAGTGTCTCGGCAGCGGCTACATGGGCCGGACGGCGATCTTCGAGCTCCTCGTCATGGACAGCCAGGCGCGGCGGCTCACGCTCGAGCGGGTGGACTCCGGCACGATCAAGGAGAAAGCCGTCGAGCGCGGCATGCGCACGCTGCGCGCGGACGGGGCGCGCAAGGTGGCGTTGGGGGAGACGACGATCGACGAAGTGCTCCGCGTCACCCAGGAAGACATTCTCTAG
- the gspF gene encoding type II secretion system inner membrane protein GspF, with the protein MPVYEYKAYDAAGAAVSGIIDADTPKDARAKLRRQNVFVTKVEEAGEGVSLTSEVKVSRLWRRVRRQDVVVMTRQLATLVRSGMPLIQALTAISEQLEGYPMQRIVYSVREQVNAGEPLADALEQHPKLFNELYVNLVRAGEAAGVLETVLVRLADYMEAVQKQRSKVLSSMIYPALMVVVGSGVLLFLMTFVVPRLTQIFTEMGQNLPVATQILIAISGFLGSWRFLVLIAVVVALVVIVRFNTRTGRGRLLLDRLRLRVPVAGSLARKIAVSRFARTFGTLLAGGIQVLKALEIVQGVIGNAVISQAISEARERIGEGASISDELRRSQEFPPIVVHMVAVGEASGSLEEMLLNVADTYDNEVEIATNSLIALIEPLMIVLMGLIVGFIVLSILLPIFEMNRFAR; encoded by the coding sequence ATGCCGGTCTATGAGTACAAGGCTTACGACGCCGCGGGTGCGGCGGTCTCGGGCATCATCGACGCCGATACGCCCAAGGACGCGCGCGCCAAACTGCGGCGCCAGAATGTGTTCGTCACGAAGGTCGAGGAGGCCGGCGAAGGCGTCTCACTCACGAGCGAGGTGAAGGTCTCGCGGCTGTGGCGGCGGGTCCGGCGCCAGGACGTGGTGGTCATGACGCGCCAGCTCGCCACGCTCGTGCGTTCGGGCATGCCGCTGATCCAGGCGCTCACGGCAATCAGCGAGCAGCTCGAAGGCTACCCGATGCAGCGCATCGTCTACAGCGTTCGCGAGCAGGTCAACGCGGGCGAGCCGCTGGCCGATGCGCTCGAGCAGCACCCGAAGCTGTTCAACGAGCTCTACGTCAACCTGGTGCGCGCGGGCGAGGCAGCCGGCGTGCTCGAGACGGTGCTCGTGCGGCTGGCCGACTACATGGAGGCGGTGCAGAAGCAGCGCTCGAAGGTGCTCTCGAGCATGATCTACCCGGCGCTCATGGTGGTGGTCGGCTCGGGCGTGTTGCTGTTCCTCATGACATTTGTCGTGCCGCGGCTGACGCAGATCTTCACTGAGATGGGCCAGAACCTGCCGGTGGCGACGCAGATCCTCATCGCGATCAGCGGGTTCCTCGGGAGCTGGCGGTTTCTTGTGCTCATCGCGGTGGTGGTGGCGCTCGTGGTCATCGTGCGGTTCAACACGCGCACGGGCCGGGGCCGCCTCCTGCTGGACCGGCTGAGACTGCGGGTGCCGGTGGCGGGGTCGCTGGCGCGCAAGATCGCCGTGTCGCGCTTTGCGCGGACGTTCGGTACGCTGCTCGCGGGAGGGATCCAGGTGCTCAAGGCGCTCGAGATCGTCCAGGGCGTTATCGGCAATGCCGTGATCAGCCAGGCGATCTCCGAGGCGCGCGAGCGCATCGGCGAGGGGGCCTCGATCAGCGACGAGCTTCGCAGGAGCCAGGAGTTCCCACCGATCGTGGTGCACATGGTCGCCGTGGGCGAGGCGAGCGGCAGCCTCGAGGAGATGCTGCTCAACGTGGCCGACACCTACGACAACGAGGTTGAGATCGCCACGAACAGCCTCATCGCGCTCATCGAGCCGCTCATGATTGTGCTTATGGGGCTGATCGTCGGTTTCATCGTGCTGTCGATTCTACTGCCCATATTCGAGATGAACCGGTTTGCCCGCTAG
- a CDS encoding prepilin-type N-terminal cleavage/methylation domain-containing protein — translation MTRPPRQVRASIRGLTLIELLVALTILAILLSSVYGTFISAMNAIRRARTDDGIYQVARTVMDRISMDLEMTYYQPGPDRPGQPTQLFIGLDRSEGDYARDRLDFLAACHILARDGRPETDVVEISYYIDDTLYDRPLLVRREDPLPDFDLRHGGTLRVLAENVVSLNFRYRERSPEPNTRSRPADAAARAEEAQKAEQELEWFDAWNADTNENPSKSLPELVEVTFVLRDKDGAEYTFSTTVQLHPYYSWQ, via the coding sequence GTGACACGGCCGCCGCGACAGGTCCGGGCGAGCATACGCGGCTTGACGCTCATCGAGCTGCTCGTGGCGTTGACGATCCTGGCCATCCTGCTCTCATCGGTTTACGGGACGTTCATATCGGCCATGAACGCGATCCGTCGCGCGCGCACCGATGATGGGATCTACCAGGTGGCTCGGACCGTCATGGATCGCATCAGCATGGACCTCGAGATGACCTATTACCAGCCTGGTCCAGACCGGCCCGGCCAGCCAACGCAGCTCTTCATCGGGCTCGACCGCAGCGAGGGTGACTACGCCCGCGACCGGCTCGACTTCTTGGCGGCGTGTCACATCCTGGCGCGAGACGGCCGCCCCGAGACCGATGTGGTCGAGATAAGCTACTACATTGACGACACGCTCTACGACCGCCCGCTGCTTGTGCGGCGCGAGGACCCGTTACCCGACTTCGACCTGCGCCATGGCGGTACGTTGCGCGTGCTGGCCGAGAACGTTGTCTCGCTCAACTTCCGCTACCGCGAGCGGAGCCCCGAGCCGAACACACGAAGCCGGCCCGCGGACGCCGCGGCCAGAGCCGAGGAGGCCCAAAAGGCCGAGCAGGAGTTGGAGTGGTTCGATGCGTGGAACGCCGATACGAACGAGAATCCATCGAAGAGCCTGCCAGAGCTCGTTGAAGTGACCTTCGTGTTGCGCGACAAGGATGGGGCCGAGTACACGTTCTCAACAACGGTGCAACTGCACCCGTACTACTCATGGCAATAG
- a CDS encoding prepilin-type N-terminal cleavage/methylation domain-containing protein, translated as MRRIDRAAATWPERRGFTLLEVLVAMAITSLTLVTMLATIGVGQRNVALARLQSLGAMLAREKLAKVFVGDYPVLDPKEAVNAGRENAPKVWIDEGEFIEETPSWEEPPDAWRGDFYWQTIIEEPVDAEMEGLLVLTVRVYSKRFRARRDQREWVDYIDEDYRLLVEVVTYKAAHYYAEGDAK; from the coding sequence ATGCGACGGATAGACCGTGCGGCGGCCACCTGGCCCGAGCGCCGCGGGTTCACGCTGCTCGAGGTGCTCGTCGCGATGGCGATCACCTCACTGACGCTTGTGACGATGCTCGCCACGATCGGCGTCGGCCAGCGCAACGTTGCGCTCGCCCGGCTCCAATCGCTCGGTGCGATGCTGGCGCGCGAGAAGCTCGCCAAGGTGTTTGTGGGCGACTACCCGGTACTCGACCCCAAGGAGGCGGTCAACGCCGGGCGCGAGAACGCGCCGAAGGTATGGATCGACGAGGGGGAGTTCATCGAGGAAACCCCATCATGGGAGGAACCGCCCGACGCGTGGCGGGGCGATTTCTACTGGCAGACGATTATCGAGGAGCCGGTTGACGCCGAGATGGAAGGACTGCTCGTGCTCACCGTGCGCGTGTATTCGAAGCGGTTCCGCGCGCGCCGCGATCAGCGCGAATGGGTTGACTACATTGATGAGGATTACCGGTTGCTCGTCGAGGTGGTCACCTACAAGGCGGCCCACTACTACGCCGAGGGGGACGCAAAGTGA
- the gspG gene encoding type II secretion system major pseudopilin GspG, translated as MRARQGFTLIELLVVIAILGILAGVVSFSVFREVDKARVTAAEQQIAQIKVAMQKYCLDVGSPPSNDVGLQALIERPSEENQAKLWGGPYLETDEIPLDPWRRPYIYRTTDSEAVPFEVISYGKDGVEGGEGTNADISSRKLGR; from the coding sequence ATGCGGGCACGCCAGGGTTTCACGCTCATCGAGCTGCTCGTGGTGATTGCCATTCTCGGCATCCTGGCTGGCGTGGTGAGCTTCAGCGTCTTCCGGGAGGTTGACAAGGCGCGCGTGACGGCGGCTGAGCAGCAGATCGCGCAGATCAAGGTGGCCATGCAGAAGTACTGCCTGGACGTTGGCTCGCCTCCGTCCAACGACGTGGGGCTGCAAGCGCTGATCGAGCGGCCCAGCGAAGAGAACCAGGCCAAGTTGTGGGGCGGGCCGTACCTGGAGACGGACGAGATCCCGCTCGACCCGTGGAGACGCCCATACATCTATCGCACGACGGACAGCGAGGCGGTGCCGTTCGAGGTTATCTCCTACGGCAAGGACGGCGTCGAGGGCGGCGAGGGTACGAACGCCGATATCTCGAGTCGCAAGCTCGGCCGCTAA
- the gspD gene encoding type II secretion system secretin GspD, producing the protein MPTRGVSPWAVFCVAVIGFVLLGGAAVFAQDVGPDDEQLEEETPEEPTAPVTPDAPDTPVAPDTPVAPDEGTEPKRELYNIGNFTNAQIPTVIETVAGHLKVNFLLPDQLQGTVTLKCKRLLPKDEALDILRAILDEEGYYIIESPYFLKVVQKGPLTASQPTEDLVILRGDVELGESDRPVTAILVLNYIEAQEVFQVLSQLRDRTALLALLPRTNAIIVKDTEARVSYLMKIVEALDVPGTKGTVTVKRVEYADAGELADTLTEVLGGQGPSPINVGAEMVEGGMPMVPGAVLTRLSEGIKIIPDRRLNSLIIVASERETEQVLGLIAKLDVPPPVDIYPIHIYQCNNQEAEKLASMLTDFAGKRPPIEGGQAGQPARGQGQEPEVFFIADKATNKILVAASPIDWDIYKNVLAELDQPQPQVLVEVWIVEVSSDDQFSLGVDWQTRGPRFDTRLGPSVQEAGIASSTGTGLGDVFSGEGFNRGFNLAMRSFSNTRITIGGKTYIVPDIDAYLKALSETTKVRVLSSPKLLTLNYEESKVDVTNQISISNSTVTGAGDTRDVVETFSRERVGIQLTFTPQINADDYVIMTVNLTVSSVVGADITEAGTRPVIAERVTSNKVRVEDGQTIIMSGLRRHDTTKSVVRVPVLGRIPIVGLLFRSTSTIDLQTNLMIFITPHIVIDTPDMMAATEAMQSQDLERERSRFTIDPKEWRKIQQRHQREAGNGGVW; encoded by the coding sequence ATGCCGACGCGCGGTGTGTCTCCGTGGGCAGTGTTCTGCGTCGCCGTCATTGGCTTCGTCTTGTTAGGCGGAGCGGCGGTGTTCGCGCAGGACGTCGGGCCCGATGACGAGCAACTGGAGGAGGAGACGCCGGAGGAGCCAACCGCGCCGGTTACGCCGGACGCGCCGGACACGCCGGTCGCGCCGGACACGCCGGTCGCGCCGGACGAGGGCACGGAGCCCAAGCGGGAGTTGTACAACATTGGCAACTTCACGAACGCGCAGATTCCGACCGTGATCGAGACGGTGGCCGGGCATCTCAAAGTGAACTTCCTTCTTCCGGATCAGTTGCAGGGGACCGTCACGCTCAAGTGCAAGCGGCTGCTGCCCAAGGACGAGGCGCTCGACATTCTGCGGGCGATCCTCGACGAGGAAGGGTACTACATCATCGAGTCGCCCTATTTCCTCAAGGTCGTCCAGAAGGGCCCGCTCACCGCCTCGCAACCGACCGAGGATCTGGTTATCCTCCGGGGTGACGTCGAATTGGGCGAGAGCGACCGGCCGGTGACGGCCATTCTGGTGCTGAACTATATCGAAGCCCAGGAGGTCTTCCAGGTCCTGAGCCAGCTCCGGGACCGGACAGCGCTGCTGGCGCTGCTGCCGCGTACCAACGCGATCATCGTCAAAGACACCGAGGCGCGGGTGAGCTACCTCATGAAGATCGTCGAGGCGCTCGATGTGCCTGGGACCAAGGGCACGGTGACGGTCAAGCGGGTCGAGTACGCCGACGCCGGCGAACTGGCCGATACGCTCACAGAGGTGCTCGGCGGCCAGGGGCCCAGCCCGATCAATGTGGGTGCCGAGATGGTCGAGGGCGGGATGCCCATGGTTCCGGGCGCGGTGCTTACCCGGCTGTCAGAGGGGATCAAGATCATCCCTGATCGGCGGCTCAACTCGCTGATCATCGTCGCTTCGGAACGCGAGACCGAGCAGGTGCTCGGTCTGATCGCCAAGTTGGATGTCCCACCCCCCGTGGACATCTACCCGATCCACATCTACCAGTGCAACAACCAGGAGGCCGAGAAGCTGGCCAGCATGCTGACGGATTTCGCGGGCAAGCGGCCGCCGATCGAGGGCGGACAAGCGGGCCAGCCCGCGCGTGGCCAAGGCCAGGAGCCGGAGGTGTTCTTCATCGCCGACAAGGCGACGAACAAGATCCTTGTGGCCGCCTCCCCCATTGACTGGGACATCTATAAAAACGTGCTCGCAGAACTCGACCAGCCACAGCCGCAGGTGCTCGTCGAGGTTTGGATCGTCGAGGTAAGCTCGGACGACCAGTTCAGCCTCGGCGTGGACTGGCAGACGCGCGGGCCGCGGTTCGACACGCGCCTCGGACCGAGCGTGCAGGAAGCCGGGATCGCTTCGAGCACGGGTACGGGGCTGGGCGACGTGTTTTCGGGCGAAGGGTTCAACCGCGGATTCAACCTGGCGATGCGCAGCTTCAGCAACACGCGCATCACGATCGGCGGCAAGACCTATATAGTCCCCGACATCGACGCCTACCTCAAGGCGCTGTCGGAGACGACCAAAGTCCGCGTGCTCTCGTCACCCAAGCTGCTGACGCTCAACTACGAGGAGTCCAAGGTTGACGTGACCAACCAGATCTCGATCTCGAACTCGACGGTCACAGGGGCCGGTGACACACGCGACGTGGTCGAAACCTTCAGCCGTGAGAGAGTCGGCATCCAGCTCACGTTCACGCCGCAAATCAACGCCGACGACTACGTGATCATGACAGTGAACTTGACGGTGTCGAGCGTTGTCGGTGCCGACATCACCGAGGCCGGCACGCGACCGGTGATCGCCGAGCGTGTGACGAGCAACAAGGTCCGGGTCGAGGACGGCCAGACAATCATTATGAGCGGGCTGCGGCGCCACGACACGACCAAGTCGGTTGTGCGCGTGCCGGTGCTCGGGCGGATTCCGATCGTCGGACTGCTGTTCCGCAGCACGAGCACGATCGACCTGCAGACCAACCTGATGATCTTCATCACACCACACATCGTTATCGACACGCCGGACATGATGGCGGCCACCGAGGCGATGCAGAGCCAGGATCTCGAGCGTGAGCGGAGCCGCTTCACGATCGACCCCAAGGAGTGGCGCAAGATCCAGCAGCGGCACCAGCGCGAGGCGGGCAACGGCGGCGTCTGGTGA
- the pilM gene encoding pilus assembly protein PilM, with translation MAGSTREMTVAGRGIGIDVGSYSVKVAVVRRQLNRLVLEQVVERPIAREGAGRPAAAVLAEAVASAMDEVRVGRAIVTVGVPTQLATVRNLDVPFDDEERIRQVVKAEVEPHLPFSAEEIVVDFAPTGVGREAPAVEEGAAAPMPTPTNLLITAVQKRVVGELLGAVGSETLDPEVVDVEYMGALSAVLRLAPETIEGGELVVDVGAVKTSVIYAQKGRPLAVRSINFGGDTLTQAIADATGAPFADAERDKPSHPIVAEGEGALSGAAQAINNALLGLRRGLDQTLRFFASPFGEAAYERVVLTGGGASMPGLQAWLAATLGREVRVLDGLGAMRSGVGDEVAVARFATAIGLALRGVGESVALHNFRQEELGYANPLKRLIKYIAPAVALIIAIILAGVAASFISNKTTTEEAERYQAMMRDELRKILGPDAPLVSLEDAQQVVNVRTLELQELAGENPRSVLDVIYELSRVCYGGVLPPDDLELPQDPEKAAEMFLARSKPWEIQISKFQMASGRVDIEGTAASYSAVNQLKLALEKSPLFSDVQVRDSRLDKGRQTLKITMRLEG, from the coding sequence GTGGCGGGCAGCACGCGTGAGATGACAGTGGCGGGCCGGGGCATCGGCATCGATGTCGGCTCGTATTCGGTCAAAGTGGCCGTCGTGCGGCGGCAGCTCAACCGGCTCGTGCTCGAGCAGGTCGTCGAGCGGCCGATTGCGCGTGAGGGTGCCGGGCGGCCCGCCGCGGCGGTGTTGGCCGAAGCGGTCGCCTCGGCGATGGACGAGGTGCGCGTCGGCCGGGCGATTGTGACCGTGGGCGTGCCGACGCAGCTTGCCACGGTGCGCAATCTCGACGTGCCGTTCGATGACGAAGAGCGCATCCGCCAGGTCGTCAAGGCTGAGGTCGAACCGCACCTGCCGTTTTCTGCTGAGGAGATCGTCGTTGATTTTGCCCCCACCGGCGTTGGGCGAGAGGCTCCGGCCGTCGAGGAGGGTGCCGCGGCTCCGATGCCGACGCCGACCAACCTGCTCATTACCGCCGTGCAGAAGCGCGTCGTAGGCGAGCTGCTCGGCGCGGTGGGTTCCGAGACGCTGGATCCCGAGGTGGTCGATGTCGAGTACATGGGTGCGCTCTCGGCCGTGCTCAGACTCGCACCCGAGACGATCGAGGGCGGCGAGCTCGTTGTCGATGTGGGCGCGGTGAAGACGTCGGTCATCTACGCCCAGAAGGGCCGGCCGCTTGCCGTGCGTTCGATCAACTTCGGCGGCGACACGCTTACCCAGGCAATCGCTGATGCCACAGGCGCGCCATTCGCCGACGCCGAGCGTGACAAACCATCGCACCCCATCGTGGCCGAGGGCGAAGGCGCGCTGTCGGGCGCGGCGCAGGCTATCAACAACGCACTGCTCGGGCTGCGCCGGGGGCTTGACCAGACGTTGCGGTTTTTCGCGAGCCCGTTTGGCGAGGCCGCCTACGAGCGTGTCGTGCTTACAGGCGGCGGCGCTTCAATGCCAGGTCTGCAGGCGTGGCTTGCCGCGACGCTCGGACGCGAGGTTCGCGTGCTCGATGGGCTCGGGGCCATGCGCAGTGGTGTGGGCGATGAGGTGGCCGTGGCGCGCTTCGCCACCGCGATCGGGCTGGCGCTGCGGGGCGTTGGCGAGAGTGTTGCCCTGCACAACTTCCGTCAGGAAGAGCTTGGCTACGCCAATCCGCTCAAACGACTCATCAAGTACATCGCCCCGGCGGTGGCGCTGATTATCGCCATCATCCTGGCGGGCGTCGCTGCGTCGTTCATCTCGAACAAGACGACAACCGAAGAGGCGGAGCGATATCAGGCAATGATGCGCGATGAGCTGCGCAAGATCCTCGGTCCAGACGCGCCGCTCGTCTCACTCGAGGACGCCCAACAGGTGGTCAACGTGCGGACGCTGGAGCTTCAGGAACTTGCCGGCGAGAACCCGCGGTCGGTGCTCGACGTGATCTACGAGCTATCACGGGTCTGCTATGGGGGGGTGCTGCCGCCGGACGATCTGGAGTTGCCGCAGGATCCCGAGAAGGCGGCCGAGATGTTTCTCGCACGCTCGAAACCGTGGGAGATTCAGATCAGCAAGTTTCAGATGGCCAGCGGGCGCGTCGACATCGAGGGCACGGCGGCGAGCTACAGCGCTGTGAACCAGCTCAAGCTCGCCCTCGAGAAGTCGCCGCTGTTCTCCGACGTCCAGGTCCGTGATTCGCGCCTCGACAAGGGACGCCAGACTCTCAAGATCACCATGCGGCTTGAAGGATAG
- a CDS encoding GspH/FimT family pseudopilin: MSTHTHRAGFTLIELIVVMAIMATVVGIGLPRLLTWHSHGNLGAESRRLAGMILYARAEAARQQRPFYVTMDLGTHAYWIEVRRDPGEIEDPGYFVSGWDLAEDEYQEYENDYVGRQELRRRLMFDFVEGADGGKDNFGKARLEFRPDGTSDTAAIYFIADDGRQATVIVNGQTGQVEVYDYFEALEPLPELREQYDLDDE; this comes from the coding sequence ATGAGCACACACACGCACAGAGCCGGTTTCACCCTGATCGAGTTGATCGTGGTCATGGCGATCATGGCGACGGTTGTGGGCATCGGCCTGCCCCGCCTGCTGACGTGGCACAGCCACGGCAACCTGGGTGCCGAGTCGCGGCGGCTCGCCGGCATGATCCTGTACGCGCGCGCCGAGGCGGCGCGACAACAGCGGCCCTTCTACGTCACCATGGACTTGGGGACGCACGCCTACTGGATCGAGGTGCGGCGCGACCCGGGCGAGATCGAGGACCCCGGCTACTTCGTCTCGGGCTGGGACCTCGCAGAAGACGAATACCAGGAGTACGAGAACGACTACGTGGGCCGGCAGGAGCTGCGCCGGCGGCTCATGTTCGATTTCGTTGAGGGCGCCGACGGAGGAAAGGACAACTTCGGCAAGGCACGGCTCGAGTTCCGGCCCGACGGCACGAGCGATACGGCAGCCATCTACTTCATCGCCGACGACGGGCGACAGGCGACCGTCATCGTCAACGGGCAGACAGGTCAAGTGGAAGTCTACGACTACTTCGAGGCGCTCGAACCGTTGCCGGAGCTCCGTGAGCAGTATGACCTCGATGACGAATAG
- a CDS encoding general secretion pathway protein GspK yields the protein MIVVLAIVAILSVVVLEFASSIRVEMYVSANYDAHTQALYAAKAGLEYAIYVLRTDEDMNKDWLGDAWAKPLELTIGAPDRAPEPESVDGSDEYTLYTPPARERDARVVEARIGGTARVSITDEERKIGLYSVHGSQVSGIVRETLERLLDELHVPGAAYNASDIVEQIVDWTDQDDEGVWEYTYEGLEDPYVPTNRAFRSVAELRLLADMSDALLYGTVPFPEDQEERDVYENGLQSDWSYGLINFVHAQSIGLININTAPREVLTALFDDSYAAEEIIDWRREQGGFSNTDDVLAIVQEATGNDPTVTRALPLTVRSLFFRITSVGEYHNVRVKITAIVYCSTRGDVSVQYYRVETVQ from the coding sequence TTGATTGTTGTGCTGGCGATCGTGGCGATCCTGAGCGTAGTCGTGCTCGAGTTCGCATCCTCGATCCGCGTCGAGATGTACGTGAGCGCCAACTACGACGCGCACACCCAAGCGCTCTACGCGGCTAAGGCAGGGCTTGAGTACGCGATCTACGTGCTACGCACCGACGAGGACATGAACAAGGACTGGCTCGGCGACGCGTGGGCCAAACCGCTCGAGCTCACCATCGGCGCCCCGGACCGCGCGCCAGAACCCGAAAGCGTGGACGGCAGCGACGAGTACACATTGTACACGCCGCCGGCGCGCGAGCGCGACGCGAGGGTCGTCGAAGCCCGCATCGGCGGCACGGCGCGTGTGAGCATTACCGACGAGGAGCGGAAGATCGGCCTCTACTCAGTACACGGCTCGCAAGTGTCCGGGATCGTGCGGGAGACACTCGAACGGCTTCTTGATGAGCTCCATGTGCCGGGCGCGGCCTACAACGCCTCCGACATCGTCGAGCAGATAGTCGACTGGACCGACCAAGACGACGAAGGCGTGTGGGAGTACACCTACGAAGGGCTCGAGGACCCCTACGTGCCGACAAACCGGGCGTTCAGGAGCGTCGCTGAGCTGCGCCTGCTTGCCGACATGAGTGACGCGCTCCTCTACGGTACGGTGCCGTTTCCTGAGGACCAAGAGGAGCGCGATGTCTACGAGAATGGGCTCCAGAGCGACTGGTCATACGGGTTGATCAACTTCGTCCACGCCCAGTCGATTGGCTTGATCAACATCAATACGGCGCCGCGTGAAGTGCTGACCGCGTTGTTCGATGACTCGTATGCTGCTGAGGAGATCATCGACTGGCGGCGTGAGCAAGGCGGGTTCAGCAACACGGACGACGTTCTGGCGATCGTTCAGGAGGCGACGGGGAACGATCCAACGGTGACACGTGCCCTTCCGCTAACGGTGCGGAGCCTGTTCTTTCGGATCACCTCGGTGGGCGAGTACCACAACGTGCGGGTCAAGATCACGGCGATCGTGTACTGCAGCACGCGCGGTGATGTCTCCGTGCAGTACTACCGGGTCGAGACCGTGCAGTGA